A region of Sulfurovum sp. DNA encodes the following proteins:
- a CDS encoding class 1 fructose-bisphosphatase → MLRIFETIEQCALKIDHIIKTEDLGYYNTENASGEEQLKLDVKSDHIIEEAFKSISLVKSLVSEEKEGELLLHEDGKYTICYDPLDGSSLVDVNLSVGSIFGIYEGELKAKNLVASAYIVYGPRIEIMHAVKGEYPKHYRAQNGSFNLVCKEVILNEKGKLNAPGGTQQNWSNCHKSFVDGLFSEGYRLRYSGGMVPDLHQILLKGGGIFSYPDTSDKPHGKLRQLFEVIPFAFIYEQAGGQAVDNKGRRLMELVPTHPHDTSPCFFGSTYEIEKLKEVYGVKF, encoded by the coding sequence ATGTTGCGTATATTTGAAACCATTGAGCAGTGCGCCCTAAAGATAGATCACATCATTAAAACGGAAGATCTTGGATACTACAATACAGAAAATGCTTCTGGCGAAGAGCAGCTTAAACTTGATGTTAAAAGTGACCACATCATTGAAGAGGCCTTCAAAAGTATCTCTTTGGTCAAGTCTCTTGTAAGTGAAGAGAAGGAGGGGGAATTGCTGCTACATGAAGATGGCAAGTATACTATCTGCTACGATCCACTTGATGGATCCTCTCTTGTAGATGTAAACCTTTCGGTTGGTTCTATTTTTGGTATCTATGAAGGAGAGCTTAAGGCAAAGAACCTTGTTGCATCTGCCTATATTGTTTATGGTCCTCGTATAGAGATTATGCATGCTGTCAAAGGCGAATACCCCAAACACTACCGAGCACAAAATGGCTCTTTCAATCTTGTTTGCAAAGAAGTCATACTCAATGAAAAAGGTAAACTCAATGCACCCGGTGGTACACAGCAAAACTGGTCCAATTGCCATAAAAGCTTTGTTGATGGTCTGTTTTCTGAAGGTTATAGGCTACGCTACTCTGGTGGTATGGTACCCGATCTACACCAGATTCTACTCAAGGGAGGTGGTATCTTCTCTTACCCTGATACATCAGATAAACCACATGGTAAATTGCGACAACTCTTTGAAGTAATTCCTTTTGCCTTCATCTACGAACAAGCAGGTGGTCAAGCAGTTGACAACAAAGGCAGACGCCTTATGGAACTTGTGCCTACTCATCCACATGATACCAGCCCATGTTTTTTTGGATCAACGTATGAAATAGAAAAACTTAAAGAGGTTTATGGGGTAAAATTCTAA
- a CDS encoding GIY-YIG nuclease family protein, with protein MYYVYMLECTDETLYTGITTNLERRVKEHNHSNKGAKYTRSRRPVKLVYSEVFKDRSSASKREYYIKKKMCRERKIKLIETYI; from the coding sequence ATGTATTATGTCTATATGCTTGAGTGTACTGATGAGACACTCTATACTGGTATTACTACAAACCTTGAGCGTCGTGTCAAAGAGCATAATCACTCCAATAAGGGGGCAAAATATACTCGCAGTAGACGCCCCGTAAAACTAGTCTATAGTGAAGTATTTAAGGATAGAAGCAGCGCTTCAAAACGAGAGTACTACATCAAAAAGAAGATGTGTCGTGAAAGAAAAATAAAGTTAATAGAAACATATATTTAG
- the metG gene encoding methionine--tRNA ligase produces MPSCHKAYITTPIYYVNDIAHIGHAYTTIIADTLARYSRMSGLETFFLTGTDEHGQKIEESAKAKGKSAQVYADEISATFKNLWDTFDISYDKFIRTTDKDHIKGVQKVFKVMYDNGDIYKDVYKGHYCISCETFFPEIQLVDGEFCPECGKSTTVVEEESYFFKLSKYEDKLLKWYNEHPECILPRSKRNEVIRFVEGGLEDLSITRTSFDWGVKLPTELNDPKHVMYVWLDALMNYVTALGYGTHEENMDFWPARVQVIGKDILRFHAIYWPAFLMSLGLELPKHIAAHGWWTRDGEKMSKSKGNVIDPKEVADAYGLDNFRYFMLREVPFGGDGDFSQKALIDRINSDLGNDLGNLLNRLIGMSGKYFEGVVDSSHVTKYYEAELHEVEVSLNKLEPLLFEMQIHRYLEELWRPLTVANKAIDKYQPWTMMKEGKEEEAMALNGLIANILSQVSIMLYPVMPQVCPKIATALGFTIDHNSWQQYIKNRQLLETFTIEKIPPLFPRIEELRLKQTTPEDTSVIPVSEKKEKKQETQKEEGVALIGIDQFFQTSLKIGTVIKAEEVPKSKKLLLLQVDLGEENPRQIVAGIKEWYSAEEILNTQVCVVANLKPAKLMGMISEGMLLAAKDEDGLCMIRPEKLKKSGTSIG; encoded by the coding sequence ATGCCATCTTGTCACAAAGCTTATATTACCACCCCCATCTATTATGTCAACGATATTGCCCATATTGGTCACGCTTATACAACTATTATTGCAGATACTCTTGCACGTTATTCACGTATGAGTGGTCTTGAAACTTTTTTTCTCACCGGTACTGACGAACATGGACAGAAAATCGAAGAGTCTGCTAAAGCCAAAGGGAAAAGTGCACAAGTGTATGCCGATGAGATATCTGCAACCTTTAAAAATCTCTGGGATACCTTTGATATCAGTTATGATAAGTTTATTCGTACGACTGATAAAGATCATATAAAAGGTGTGCAGAAAGTATTTAAAGTCATGTATGATAACGGTGACATCTACAAAGATGTCTATAAGGGGCACTACTGCATCTCTTGTGAAACTTTCTTTCCTGAAATTCAACTTGTTGATGGTGAATTTTGTCCCGAATGTGGCAAATCAACTACTGTCGTTGAAGAGGAGAGCTACTTTTTTAAACTCTCTAAATATGAAGATAAACTATTAAAGTGGTATAACGAGCATCCAGAATGTATTCTTCCACGCAGTAAACGCAACGAGGTTATCCGTTTTGTAGAAGGGGGGCTTGAGGACCTCTCTATTACCCGTACTAGCTTTGACTGGGGCGTTAAGTTACCTACAGAACTTAATGATCCAAAACATGTAATGTATGTTTGGCTTGATGCACTTATGAACTATGTTACTGCTCTTGGCTATGGTACCCATGAAGAAAATATGGATTTTTGGCCTGCACGTGTACAGGTTATTGGTAAAGATATTCTCCGTTTTCATGCCATCTATTGGCCAGCTTTCTTGATGAGCCTTGGACTGGAACTACCTAAACATATTGCGGCACATGGTTGGTGGACACGCGATGGGGAGAAAATGAGCAAATCTAAAGGTAATGTTATCGATCCCAAAGAGGTGGCAGATGCTTATGGGCTAGACAACTTCCGCTATTTCATGCTCAGAGAGGTACCTTTTGGTGGTGATGGAGACTTTAGTCAAAAGGCACTTATTGACCGTATTAATTCTGACTTAGGGAATGATCTTGGAAACCTACTTAATCGTCTTATTGGTATGAGCGGAAAGTACTTTGAGGGAGTAGTAGACTCCTCTCATGTTACCAAATACTATGAAGCAGAACTTCATGAAGTGGAAGTCTCACTCAATAAACTTGAACCACTACTTTTTGAAATGCAAATACACCGATATCTCGAAGAGCTCTGGAGACCATTAACCGTGGCAAACAAAGCTATTGATAAATATCAACCATGGACAATGATGAAAGAAGGAAAGGAGGAGGAAGCAATGGCACTTAATGGGCTCATTGCCAATATACTTTCCCAAGTTTCAATTATGCTCTATCCTGTGATGCCACAGGTTTGCCCTAAAATTGCTACAGCACTTGGCTTCACTATCGACCACAACAGTTGGCAACAGTACATCAAAAATAGACAGCTATTAGAGACATTTACCATAGAGAAGATTCCACCGCTCTTCCCCCGCATAGAAGAGCTACGGCTTAAACAAACAACACCAGAAGATACATCCGTCATCCCAGTATCTGAGAAAAAAGAGAAGAAACAGGAAACACAAAAAGAGGAAGGTGTAGCCCTCATTGGTATTGATCAATTTTTTCAAACCTCCCTAAAAATTGGTACAGTTATAAAAGCAGAAGAGGTGCCAAAAAGTAAAAAACTACTCCTATTGCAAGTGGATCTAGGTGAAGAGAATCCTAGACAAATTGTTGCGGGCATCAAAGAGTGGTACTCGGCTGAGGAGATTCTCAATACACAAGTCTGTGTAGTTGCCAACCTCAAACCTGCAAAACTCATGGGAATGATCAGCGAAGGAATGCTACTTGCCGCTAAAGATGAAGATGGTCTATGTATGATTCGTCCTGAAAAGTTGAAAAAATCTGGCACATCTATAGGATGA